In Eublepharis macularius isolate TG4126 chromosome 4, MPM_Emac_v1.0, whole genome shotgun sequence, the following are encoded in one genomic region:
- the LOC129326928 gene encoding putative zinc finger protein 730 produces the protein MSSAESTQLPVHQYIHTKEKPNKRVDCIKRFAQRTELTVHQCIHTGEKPCECVDSGKSFDQRSKHIVHRHLHSQEQLYKCEDYEKKFTKGSSLTAHQKIHTGEKQYECMHCGKSFARCTNLITHRRIHTGEKPYKCEDCGKSFAHCTSFTTHRHIHTREKPYKCEDCGKSFAQCTSLTTHRRIHTGEKPYKCENCGKSFARCTTLITH, from the coding sequence ATGAGCTCTGCTGAGAGTACTCAGCTTCCTGTCCATCAATATATCCATACCAAAGAGAAACCAAATAAACGTGTAGATTGCATAAAGAGGTTTGCTCAGAGAACagaacttactgtccatcaatgtatccatacaggggagaagccatgtgAATGTGTGGACAGTGGAAAAAGCTTTGATCAGCGTTCAAAGCATATTGTCCATCGACATTTGCATTCACAGGAACAATTATATAAATGTGAAGACTATGAAAAGAAATTTACTAAGGGTAGCAGTCTTACTGCccatcaaaaaatccacacaggggagaagcaatatgaatgtatgcactgtggaaagagctttgcccGGTGTACAAACCTTATTacccatcgacgtatccatacaggggagaaaccctataaatgtgaagactgtggaaagagctttgcccaTTGTACAAGCTTTACTACCCATCGACATATCCATacaagggagaaaccatataaatgtgaagactgtggaaagagctttgcccaGTGCACAAGCCTTACTacccatcgacgtatccatacaggagagaaaccatataaatgtgaaaactgtggaaagagctttgcccGGTGTACAACCCTTATTACACATTGa
- the LOC129326930 gene encoding zinc finger and SCAN domain-containing protein 31-like, producing the protein MKEEQDSVGPETREGPEATEAGSRREVWEGAMWKSLGEDFPPSEGQCQQFRHFCYHEAKGPREACSRLHHLCHQWLKPETHSKKEILDLVVLEQFLAVLPPEMESWVRECRPETSSQAVALAEGFLLSQADAKNQVQQVQEKIVEEHYHGAEFPGKIKRAVIPTGLPSQV; encoded by the exons atgaAGGAAGAGCAGGACTCAGTTGGTCCAGAGACAAGAGAAGGCCCCGAAGCCACCgaggctgggagcagaagggAAGTGTGGGAAGGTGCCATGTGGAAGAGCCTGGGAGAGGATTTTCCCCCTTCAGAAGGGCAATGCCAGCAATTCAGGCACTTCTGCTACCACGAGGCCAAAGGGCCCCGAGAGGCCTGCAGCCGACTGCACCATCTTTgccaccagtggctgaagccagaaacgcacagcaagaaggagatcctggacctggtggtcttggagcaattcctggccgtcctgcccccggagatggagagctgggtcagggaatgcaggccagagaccagttcccaggcagtggccctggcagaaggcttcctcctgagccaggcagatgCCAAGAATCAGGTCCAACAG GTGCAGGAAAAGATTGTGGAGGAGCATTACCATGGAGCAGAATTTCCAGGTAAGATTAAAAGGGCTGTTATTCCCACTGGACTTCCTTCTCAAGTGTAA